A genomic segment from Phragmites australis chromosome 6, lpPhrAust1.1, whole genome shotgun sequence encodes:
- the LOC133921755 gene encoding transcription factor MYB21-like, translating to MEGQFGWGREEGGWRKGPWTAQEDKLLVEYVRQHGEGRWNSVAKLTGLKRSGKSCRLRWVNYLRPDLKRGKITQQEESVILELHALWGNRWSTIARSLPGRTDNEIKNYWRTHFKKGKPSKNIERARARFLKQRREMQSQLLQGQDHQLLQLQQKQPDHDDAIREAAPAASLAQQHEVLQMMQDMDDLMFQFSPMSSCSSSYLLHGGRATTVNASASEGSSGDKLDGGDTWGWGSLWNHDDVVDDVDGGACCWDSSFPLLQDQGIAFD from the exons ATGGAAGGGCAGTTTGGTTGggggagagaagagggagggtGGAGGAAAGGGCCATGGACGGCGCAGGAAGACAAGCTGCTGGTCGAGTATGTGAGGCAGCATGGGGAAGGGAGGTGGAATTCTGTCGCCAAGCTGACTG GTCTGAAGAGAAGTGGCAAGAGCTGCAGGCTCCGGTGGGTGAACTACCTGAGGCCTGACCTCAAGAGAGGCAAGATCACACAGCAGGAGGAGAGCGTCATACTCGAGCTGCACGCCTTGTGGGGAAACAG ATGGTCGACGATCGCGCGCAGCCTCCCAGGGCGAACGgacaacgagatcaagaacTACTGGCGGACGCACTTCAAGAAGGGCAAGCCGTCCAAGAACATCGAGCGCGCGAGGGCGCGGTTCCTCAAGCAGCGCCGCGAGATGCAGAGCCAACTGCTGCAGGGACAAGATCATcagctgctgcagctgcagcagaAACAGCCCGATCACGACGATGCCATCAGagaggcggcgccggcggcttcACTGGCGCAGCAGCACGAGGTCCTGCAGATGATGCAGGACATGGACGACCTGATGTTCCAGTTCTCCCCGATGTcttcctgctcctcctcgtaCCTCCTCCACGGCGGCAGGGCCACCACCGTCAACGCGTCGGCCAGCGAGGGGTCCAGCGGGGATAAGCTCGACGGCGGCGACACGTGGGGGTGGGGCAGCCTGTGGAACCACGACGACGTGGTCGATGACGTCGACGGCGGCGCCTGCTGCTGGGACAGCAGCTTCCCTTTGCTGCAGGATCAAGGAATCGCTTTCGACTAG